A genomic stretch from Carassius auratus strain Wakin chromosome 35, ASM336829v1, whole genome shotgun sequence includes:
- the LOC113054651 gene encoding olfactory receptor 2AT4-like, which yields MLQANETTASVVTEFFIVGFPGLQPKYYSLMAAFLLCIYIAVITGNSLIVFLFVIERSLQKPMYIIMLSLSLSDIGFCTVALPKVISRYWFNDGYIGFYVCLFQRQLIHYFGTLNSLIMMIMAIDRYLAICFPLRYLALMTNRTMRLLIGFSWVTAMIAPTISLLQTVKLPFCGPNMITHCFCDSLSMNQLACADATLTNLISYAVAMFVLLVPLSFIIFSYLSILVSVLRIANTQGRMKAFSTCATQLTIIVIYYVPRFVVYTTSNIPNAQMNSSQKIALVMFYSLLPPVVNPFIYFIRIKEIRQFFIKFCVHRNRIISKSLTISK from the coding sequence ATGTTACAGGCAAATGAAACCACAGCTTCTGTTGTAACAGAGTTTTTCATCGTGGGTTTCCCTGGACTCCAGCCCAAATACTACAGCCTGATGGCAGCGTTCTTGCTCTGCATCTACATCGCTGTGATCACTGGAAACTCCCTCATTGTGTTCCTGTTTGTGATTGAGCGCAGCCTCCAAAAGCCCATGTATATTATCATGCTGAGCTTGTCTTTGTCTGATATTGGTTTTTGCACAGTTGCTCTGCCAAAAGTTATATCTCGCTATTGGTTTAATGACGGTTATATTGGCTTCTACGTTTGTCTGTTTCAAAGGCAGCTGATTCACTATTTTGGTACCCTGAACTCTCTTATTATGATGATCATGGCAATTGATCGGTACTTGGCGATCTGTTTCCCACTAAGATACCTTGCTTTAATGACGAACCGCACTATGAGACTTCTAATAGGGTTTTCCTGGGTTACTGCAATGATTGCTCCAACCATTAGCTTATTGCAGACAGTGAAGCTCCCATTCTGTGGGCCAAACATGATCACCCATTGTTTCTGTGATTCTCTATCTATGAACCAACTGGCCTGTGCTGATGCCACCCTCACAAATCTCATTTCATATGCTGTGGCAATGTTTGTGCTTCTCGTGCCATTGTCTTTCATCATCTTTTCTTATTTAAGTATCCTGGTGTCTGTACTTCGAATTGCAAACACACAGGGCCGAATGAAAGCCTTTTCTACCTGTGCAACACAGCTGACTATCATTGTCATCTATTATGTGCCCCGTTTTGTGGTTTACACCACTTCTAACATCCCAAACGCTCAGATGAACAGCAGTCAGAAGATCGCCCTGGTCATGTTCTACAGTCTGCTTCCACCTGTAGTGAACCCCTTCATCTACTTCATCAGGATCAAAGAAATCAGACAGTTCTTTATCAAATTTTGTGTCCACAGAAACAGGATCATCAGTAAGTCGTTAACTATTTCTAAATGA